ACCTGCCTTCGTTCAAACCCCCTTGGTCGAAGGCAATAGTATCGTCAGGATGCCCACCAGCGGCAGGAACGAGCACAGTTTGTAGACGTATTCGATCCCGTGGTTATCGGCAAGCAACCCCAGCAACGCCGCGCCAATCCCGCTGAAACCGAACATCAGGCCGAAGAATATCCCAGCGATCATGCCCACGTTGCCCGGCACCAGTTCCTGGGCAAACACCACAATGGCCGAGAACGCCGAGGCGATGATGAAACCGATGACCACGCTGAGTACGGCGGTCCAGAACAGGTCGACGTAGGGCAGGGCGAGGGTGAACGGGGCGGCGCCGAGGATCGAGAACCAGATGACTTTCTTGCGGCCGATCTTGTCGCCGATCGGGCCCCCGGCGAAGGTGCCGACCGCCACCGCGCCAAGGAACAGGAACAGGTACATCTGGGAGCTGGCCACCGACAGCTGGAATTTTTCAATCAGGTAAAAGGTGAAGTAGCTGGTCAGGCTGGTCATGTACCAATACTTGGAGAACACCAGCACGGCCAGAACCACCAGGGCGAAAGTCACGCGGCCTTTGGACAAGCCATGGGTCGCCTGGCTGCCCTGCTTGAGCTTGAACAGGTTGAGATGGTGACGGTACCAGCGGCTCAAGCCATACAGCACCAGGATCGCGAACACCGCAAACAGGCCGAACCAGGCGATATGGGTTTGGCCGTAGGGAATGATGATCGCCGCCGCCAGCAAAGGGCCGAACGCGCTGCCGGTGTTGCCGCCGACCTGGAAGGTCGACTGCGCCAGGCCATAGCGCCCACCGGACGCCAGGCGTGCGACCCGCGAGGTTTCCGGGTGGAAGGTCGACGAGCCGACACCCACCAGCCCCGCCGCGAGCAGAATCGCCGGGAAGTTGCCGACAAACGCCAGCATCAAAATACCGATCAAGGTGCACACCATGCCCGCCGGCAGCAGCCAGGGCTTGGGGTGGCGGTCGGTGTGGTAGCCGATCCACGGTTGCAGCAGGGAGGCGGTCAACTGGAAGGTCAGGGTGATCAGGCCGACCTGGGTGAAGCTCAGGCCGTAGTTGGCCTTGAGCATCGGGTAGATCGACGGCAGCACGGCCTGGATCAGGTCATTGATCATATGCGCCAGGGCGCAGGCGCCGAGGACGCGCATGACCAGAGGGCTTACCTGGGGTGTCGTGGTGGCAGCGGCGGGTGTCGCGGTGAGGCTCGACATGCGGGCATTCCATACAAGGCAGCGAACAGGGGCAGACAGTACTTTAGCTGGCAGCCATTTCTAATTGTTTCGAAAGCTATGCTAAATTCGAAGAAAATGCCTGTCTCGCGAAATTCGGGCATAAACCATCGCAAAAAGGGCGAAACAATCAAATCCCTCGACAAATTTCTCCAAGAGATCGATGAAGGTGATTGGGCCGTCATCAGCTCGGCCACCGATTATCCGGAAAACTGGGTGATCCCGGAACACAGCCACAACAAGCATCAACTGCTCTATGCCATTGGCGGGGTGATGGTGGTGTATTCGGCGCTGAATCAATGGACGGTGCCACCCAACCGTGGCTTCTGGATGCCGTGCGGGCAAGTCCATTCGCTGCGATGCGTGGGCACGTTGAAGATGCGCAGCGTGTTCGTGCGCCCGGACAGCTTCCCGAACCTGCCAGCCGAGCCGAAGACGGTGACGGTTTCGCCGCTGTTGAGTGAACTGATCAAGGCCTCGGTCAGCCTGAAGCCGCCGTATGCCGAGGACTCACGCGATACCAGGATCATGCACCTGATCCTCGACGAACTGGCGATCCTGCCGGACTTGCCGCTGTCCCTGCCGCAGCCTGCCGACTCGCGCCTCAGCCAGATTTGCCTGGCGTTGCAGGACGAACCGGGGGATGCCTCCACCGTCGCCGATTGGAGCGCGCGCCTGGGGCTGGATCAAACCACCATTCAGCGCCTGTTTCGCAAGGAAACCGGCATGACCTTCGGCCAATGGCGCCAGCAGGCACGGTTGCTATTGGCGCTGGAGCGCATTGCGGTAGGGCAGAAGATTATCGATGTGGCATTTGAACTGGGTTACGAAAGCCCCAGCGCCTTTACCAGCATGTTCAAGAAACAGTTTGGCAAGACGCCGAGTCATTTTTTCAGGTAGCACCGCTGATAACACCAGCTTGCGCAGCACGGCGTGACGCCAGGCAGGCGAGCAGGGTGGCGACTACCAGCAAGCCGGCACTGAGTTCAAAGGTGGCCTGGTAGCCGCTCAGGTCGAACGCCACGCCGCCGACGGTGGCGCCGGCAGCAATCGCCAGTTGGATGATCGCCACCATCAATCCGCCGCCGGCTTCGGCGTCATCGGGCAAGGTCTGCGCCAGCCACGTCCACCAGCCCACAGGTGCGGCGGTTGCCACCAGGCCCCAACTGCCGAGCAATAGCGTGGTTACGATCGTTGAGTTGCCCCATTCCACCAGCGCAAGTGCGAGGCCTGCCATGATCAGCGGGATGGCAATCAGTGTCGGGTACAGGTTGTGCTTGAGGAAGCGTTCAATCAAAAACGTACCGGCCAGGCCTGCCAGGCCAAGCACCAACAGCATCAACGACAGCGTAGACACCTCAACCCGCGTGACGCTTTCCAGAAACGGGCGCAGGTAGGTGAACAACATGAACTGGCCCATGAAGAACACGCTGACGGCGAACATGCCCAAGGCCACCTTGGGGTTTTTCATCAGGCGCAAGGCATTGGCGGTTTTCGCCTCACCCTGGTTTTTCAGCGCGGGCAGGCTGGCGAGCAGCCATAGCAGTGCAACGACCGCGACCGGCACCACGCAGAAGAACGCACCGCGCCAGCCGATGATCCCGCCGAGAAAGCTGCCCAGCGGCGCAGCGATCACCGTTGCCAGCGCGTTGCCGCCGTTGACGATGGCAAGGGCCCGCGGTATCTGTGCTTGCGGCACCAGGCGCATCGCCGTGGCCGCCGACAATGACCAGAAGCCACCAATCGCCACGCCAATCAAGGCTCGGCCGAGCATGAACACCAGGTAATTGGGCGCGAACGCTACCACGGTGCCGGAGATAATCATCAGCAGCGTCAGCGCCATCAACAGGCGCTTGCGGTCCACCCGTGTAGCGATCGAGGCGATCACCAGGCTGGTGAGCAGGGCAAACACCCCGGACACGGAAATGCCCTGGCCAGCCTGGCCTTCGGTGATGTGCAGGTCGGCGGCCAGCGGTGTCAGCAGGCTGACGGGCATGAATTCGGAGGCGACCAGGGCGAACGCGGCGAGCGACATCGCCAGCACCGCGCCCCAACTGCTTTTGGTAGGTGTATCAGACATGGCGTAAACCCGTTGATGCGTAATGGCCTGCGCATTTTCCGGATCAAACCCCAGGTCCCATAGTTCGATTCGCCGGATTACTTGCCTGATCCTCTGAGTCTCGCGGTATACCGGGGACTCGCGAGCCGTGCGGGAGTAAAGTTGCGCAAAGAGGCAAAAGAGTCCGTTATGAGCATCCACCCTGCATCCCTGCAAACCCTCGCGCACTCCATCGAGTCGCGCACCCCGTCGCCCGGCGATTACCCCATGCCGATTCCCGGGCTGGCGTTCTATCGGCGTGAACAACCGGCCGCGCCTGTGGTGTGCATGGTCGAACCGTGCATCGTGCTGGTGGTGCAGGGCCAGAAGCAATTGTGGGCCGGTGGTGAGGGTTACCCCTACGACAGCTCGCGCTTTCTGGTGACGTCGCTGGACATTCCGGCCAACTCGGAGGTACTGGTCGCCAGCCCCGAGCAACCTTGCCTGGGGCTGACGTTCAAACTGGACTTGCGCATGTTGGCCGAGCTGATTGCCCAAGGTGATCTGCCGCCAACCCGAGAGCGTGCGGTGCTGAAAGGCGTGGGTATCGGTACGGTCACCGACGGTATGCTCAGCGCATTCGCTCGTCTGGTCGCGTTGCTTGAGGAGCCTGAAGCGATCCCGGTGCTCGCGCCGTTGATCCAGCGTGAGATTCATTACCGCCTATTGAAAAGCGACCAGGCCGGCCGCCTGCGCCAGATCTGTTCGGTGGACGGGCAGGGTTATCGGATTGCCAAGGCTATCGATTGGTTGAAATTGAATTTCGATGCGGCGCTACGCGTGGAAGAATTGGCAGCGCGGGTGCAGATGAGCGCAGCGACCTTTCACCATCATTTCCGCCAACTGACGGCGATGAGCCCGTTGCAGTATCAGAAATGGCTGCGCTTGAATGAGGCGCGGCGCTTGATGTTGAACGAGCACCAGGACGTGTCCAGCGCAGCGTTCAAAGTGGGCTATGAGAGCCCGTCGCAGTTCAGTCGTGAGTACAGTCGCTTGTTTGGCGTGCCACCCAAGCGCGACATGGTCGCGCTGCGGGGCAGGGCGGGGGTTACTGATCCGGGGCCAGGTTAGCGTAGAAAATGCAGCCGATCAGCCGCGCAAACAGGCTCAGGGTTTCGGGCAGGTTGGGGTCATCGAACAGCATTGCCCGTGAGTCCAGCGCACACAGCGCGCCAAACAGGCGCCCGTCGGGCAGAAAGATCGGTGCACCGGCATAGCTTTCGATGGCGTATTGCTTGACCACCGGGCGCGAGGCAAAGCGACCGTTATGGCTGATCTGCGGGATGAACAGGGCTTGAGGGTCGATGCAGAACTCACTGCACAGGGTGGTTTCCAGGTCGAGTACGTCGTCGACATGGATGCCCATTTGCAGAGGGTCGTAGGCCGAACACACTACCCATTCATGGTCGGTGAACTTGGCGATGCCGGCGAACCTCATCCCGGTCAGCCGCGTGACCAGCTTGAGAATGTTGGTGGTGGCTTCGATTTCTGCGATAGCGGCGCGTTCGTCTGCGCTGAGTAGCGATTGTGCGGCGGTGACGCTTGTAGCCATGCTGAACGCTCCAATGGCGTGGTCGCTGGTCGCGACCACGCACAGTCAGGTCTTAGTTAATCCGTGGATGCTGCTGTACCAGGTTTTCACGCTTGGCTTGCAGCGCGGCAATCTCGGCGTCGATGTCTTCGATCTTCTGCTCGATGTTGTCGTGATGCTCCTGCAGCAGTTCTTTGGCTTCTTCCATGTCGGAAGCCGCCGGGGCCGCGCCGCGCAGTGGCTTGTTGGCGGTTTCTTTCATGGTCAGGCCGGTGACCAGGCCAACCACGGCAAACACCATCAGGTAGTAGGCGGGCATGTACAGGTCGTTGGTGCTCTCCACCAGCCAGGCGACGACGGTTGGCGTGACGCCGGCGATCAGCACCGATACGTTGAATGCACTGGCCAGGGCGCTGTAGCGCAAGTGTGTTGGAAACATCGCTGGCAAGGTCGAGGCCATCACGCCGATAAAGAAGTTCAGCACGATCGCCAGGATCAGCAGGCCGCTGAAGATCAAGCCGGTCTTGCCGCTGGTGATCAGCATGAACGCCGGGATCGACAGGAACAGCAGGCCGATGCTGCCGGCGATGATGAACGGCTTGCGGCCGATCTTGTCGCTGACAAAGCCAATGAATGGCTGCACGAACAACATGCCGACCATGATCGCGATGATGATCAACACGCCGCTGTTTTCGGCGTAGTGCAGGTTATGCGACAGGTAGCTGGGCATATAGGTGAGCAGCATGTAGTACGTCACGTTGGTCGCCGCGACGATCCCGATGCAGGTCAACAGGCTGCGCCAGTGTTTGGTGGCGATTTCCTTGAACGAGACTTTAGGGCCGTGGCTCAGGCCTTCGCGGTCGCCCTGTTCAAGCTTGTCGACGTGCTGCTGGAACGCTGGAGTCTCTTCCAGTGCGTGGCGCAGGTACAGGCCGATGATGCCCAGGGGCAGGGCAAGGAAGAACGGCAGGCGCCAGCCCCAGGATTCGAATTCCGCTTCGCCGAGCACGGTGGAGATCAGTACCACCACACCTGCGCCGAGGACGAAACCGGCAATCGAGCCGAAGTCCAGCCAGCTGCCGAGGAAGCCGCGCTTGCGGTCCGGGGCGTATTCGGCGACGAAGATCGATGCGCCGGTGTACTCGCCGCCTACCGAGAAGCCCTGGGCCATTTTGCACAGCAGCAGCAGGATTGGCGCCCAGATGCCAATGGAGGCATAGCCGGGAATCAAGCCAATGGCGAAGGTGCTCAGGGACATGATCACGATGGTGGCAGCGAGGACTTTTTGCCGCCCGTACTTATCTCCCAAGGCACCGAAGAACAGACCGCCCAGTGGGCGAATCAGGAAGGGCACCGAGAAGGTACCCAATGCGGCGATCATTTGTACGCTGGGGGACGCATCGGGGAAGAACACCTTGCCCAGCACATAGGCGACAAAGCCATACACGCCGAAGTCGAACCATTCCATGGCATTGCCAAGGGCGGCGGCGGTGATCGCCTTGCGCATCTTGTTGTCGTCGACAATGGTGATGTCTTTCAAGCCGATGGGTTTGACGCGTTTTTTCCGTAGTTTCATGCGGGCCACTCTAAAGCTGAACGGGGAGGTGCCATCGCTACGATGGCACCGCTCTGTCAGTTCAGATACAAGTGGACACGAAAAAATTCACCGCATCGGGTGTTTTTTCTCGCATTAGCGAAAATATCGTGTGAGTGCCCTCGCGGCGGCGTGCAAATCCACGCCTCAACCAAATTTAAATGTGGGAGGGGGCAAGCCCCCTCCCACATTGGGTCGTCGCTGCTTTGAGCATTTCGTTCGCTTAACTGACTGCGGCGACGATAGCGATATTGGCTAAACTCGGTTCGAAGGTTCATGCCCCAAACAGGGACGTCATTTGTATGCCTAACCTCCATTCACGCCTCATCTACCGCCAACCACGACTGGCAGATGTCCAGCGGTTGTTTGCGATCTTCGGTGATCCGCAGACCAATCTGTTCAACCCGGCCGGGCCCATGCCCGATCTTGCGACGGCTCAACGCTTGTTGGCTCACTGGATGGAGCAATGGGCCAATCACGGCTACGGCTGGTGGGCGATTGCCCGTAAAGAAGCGCCCGAACACATCATCGGGTTTGGCGGCATTGCACCGCTTAACTATCTGACCCAACGACGCATCAACCTCGGTTACCGCTTTGCCGTCGAAGCCTGGGGGCAGGGCTACGCCACCGAAGTGGGCCGTGACGCGTTGGAGCTGGCTTTTGTAACCTTGGGTTTGCCGGAGGTTTTCGGCCTGGTACGGCCCGATCATGCTGCGTCGATCCGCGTACTGGAGAAGATTGGCATGCAGCCCTTCGGCCTGCTGGACGACGTACCTGGCCAGGCACCCAGTCTGGTGTTGCGGGTTTGTCATCCTACAACTGCTAACGCCTGACATTTTTCATACGTACGTAATTCCTCGATAAACGGCGCTTGTTCAGATTGACACTGCGCAGGCGTCCCGATATAAAAGCCATAGTTGTACGACGACATATGACGTTACATGTGTCCTACCTAACAAAAATAAAAAAGTGATGCCATGAATCTGAACGAGCCCATCAGTGCCTATCGTGTCGGCCAGGCGGTCGGCAGCTATCGCTGGACGATCTGCGCGATGCTGTTTTTCGCGACCACGGTCAACTACCTCGACCGTCAGGTGCTGAGCCTGTTGGCGCCGCAACTCTCGACACAATTTGGCTGGAGCAACACCGATTACGCCAACATTGCCGCGGTGTTCCAGTTCGTCTACGCGATTTCCATGCTGTTTGCCGGGCGGTTTGTCGACAAGATCGGTACCAAGGCCGCGTATGTGGTGGCGATCGGCATTTGGTCCACTGGGGCGATCATGCATGCGTTTTCGGTGCCGATGGGCGAGGGCATTGCGGCGGTCAGCAGCGCTGTCGGCCTGGCGGTGATTCCGGTGTCGATTGCCGGGTTCATGCTGTCGCGTGCCGTGTTGGCGATCGGCGAAGCGGGTAATTTCCCTATCGCGATCAAGGCCACCGCTGAATATTTTCCCAAGAAGGAACGCTCACTGGCCACCGGCATCTTCAACTCCGGTGCCAACGTCGGCGCGATCCTGGCGCCGATCTGCGTGCCGTTGATCGCAGGCTGGTGGGGTTGGGAGGCGGCATTTATAGTCATTGGCATGTTGGGGTTTGTGTGGGTGGCAGTCTGGGCCGCCGTGTACGAAAAACCGGAACAGCAAAAACGACTGTCCGCTGAAGAACTGGCCTACATCCGCAGCGATCAGACCGTACAGCCTTTCACTCCGGAGCCTACGGGCGCCAACGCAAAGAAAGTCTCCTGGTTCAAACTGCTGACTTACCGCCAGACGTGGGCGTTCGCATTCGGCAAGTTCATGACTGACGGTGTGTGGTGGTTTTTCCTGTTCTGGCTGCCCACCTACCTGTCGGCGCAGTACGGCATGAAAGGCGCCGATATCGTCATGCCGCTGGCGGTGCTGTACAGCATGACCATGGTCGGCAGCATCGGTGGCGGCTGGTTCCCGAGCTACTTCATGGCGCGCGGCGATGCACCCTATGACGGGCGTATGAAAGCCATGCTGGTGATTGCGCTGTTCCCGCTGGTGGTGTTGCTGGCACAGCCCCTGGGTTACCTGAGCTTCTGGGTACCGGTGCTGCTGATTGGCGTGGGCGCCTCGGCGCACCAGGCGTGGTCGTGCAATATCTTCACCACCGTGTCCGATATGTTCCCGCAGAAAACCGTGGCCTCGGTGGTCGGCATTGGTGGCATGGCCGGGGGCCTGGGCGGCGTGGTCATGACCAAGATCGGCGGTTGGGTGTTCGACTACTACAAGTCTGTCAACGACATCCACACCGGCTACATGATCATGTTTGCCATCTGCGCCCTGGCCTACCTGGTGGCCTGGAGCGTGATGAAGGCATTGGTGCCCCGTCACAAGGAAATTACTGATCTTTAGGGGCCGCTTCAGGCAACCGTAGAAACGCCATCAGCGCGGCAACGATGGCATCTGGTGCATCTTCTTGCACCAGATGCCCGGCATGGGGGATACGCAGGTAGCGTGCCCCGGCCAATCTGCCAGCGAGTGCATCGCCTTGCGCCAGCGGGATCCACCGATCTTCTTCACCCCACAGCAACAGCACCGGGCAACGGACGCTGGCGAGTTGATCTTCTATCGCATCGGTATAACGCTGATCCATTTGCACGATCTGTCGGTAAAAAGCGGCCTGGCCAATCTCGCCCATCCAGGGCGTGACATAAGCTTGCAATACCTCGGCAGGCAGCGGCTTGAAAGCGGCGCCCTGAAGATAGGCACGCACGATCGCCTCGTGGATGTATGCCGGCGCATCGCTGAAGGCCCGTTCGTGCTGACGCACATGCTGAATCAGCGGCGAACCCCAGGGCGCCAGGGCAACGGGATCGATCAGGGTGAGGCTGGCGTAGTCGCAGCTATCCAGCAGATGCGTGCGCAGTGCCGTGGCACCGCCAAAATCATGGGCGAGTAGATGAGGGCGTTCCAGGCGCCAATGTTCAAGCAGTGCGGCCAGCAAGGTGTTTTGCACGCCGAGGGAGACGTCCTGCCCCGGCGCCTTTTGCGACTGGCCGTAGCCGAGCAGGTCGTAATAGAACACGCGACAGTGCTGGGCGAACAATGGCGCGATGCGTCGCCACACATGGGCAGAGAAGGGCGTGCCATGCACCATCACCAAGGCCGGGCCCTGAGTGCCGAGTTGGCCCCAGCGCACCGCCTGGCCGTGAAAGTCGAACGTTTCGCGCAGTGCCAAGGCATCACTTGCGTGGGTCATGATTGAATCTCCCCTAAAGCATCGTGGGCTGTGACGGACTTTGCGTCCGCCAGGATAATACGAACTGCCATCACTACACCGATCAGTACCGCGGCCAGGCCCGCTGCTTCCAGGGGCGTTGGCCAGCGCTGGTGAAACCACAGGCCCAGCAGGCTGGCGAACAGTGATTCCAGGGCAATCAACTGGCCGCTCAAAACCATGGGCAGGCGCCGCGTCGCGGCGTTCCAGGCCCAGGCGCCGACGACGGTGGACATCACGGCGATCACCAGGCTCCAGGCATACAGCGGCCATGCCTGGCTCCAGCCAGCGCCAAGGGTGGGCAACCGCAACACGCCCAACACGTATAGCCACGGCAGGATGATCAGCGCAGCGGCACCGGCCCCCACCAGCATCAGGGCGGTCCACACACCTGTCACCTTGGCCGGCAGGTGCGCCAGTTGCTGTTGGTTGATCACGCTGAACGCCATCCATAAGGCGACGGCGCCCAAAGAAAAAAACAGACCGGCCAACCAGGAGCCGCTGCCCGAAGAGGGCTGGTGCAGACTGCTGATATTGACCAGCAACAGCCCCACCGAGAGACAGAGCAACGGCATCACCAGTTGACGCCACTGCAGGGTTTTATCGCTGGCGTTGCCTATCAGCGCCAGCAGCACCGGGACCATCCCGACAAACGCTGGCGTCAGCACCGGGCCGCCGACGATCACGCCGCCTGCAATGCATACGCCGTAGCCCAGGCAGCCCATTGCGCCCAGTAGTGCCGCGAGCAGGCACTGGCCATGGCTGAGCATCCGCAGTTGCGATCGACACACAATCATCCAGACGACGCCCAGCCCGCCGGCCATCAGAAAGCGCACAGCCATCAGATCGTAGAGGCTATAGGCCCCGGTGACGTAGGGCGCAATGAAGTTCAGTGCCCAGCCAAGGGTGGCGACCACCGCGCATATCACGCCGGTAAAGACTGAAGCTTGGGAAGTGCTCATCAGGCTGATCCATGAAGTAATGGATTCATGGTGCCCAGCCGCACGGCTGTGCTACAAACGAGTTCTCGGCCCTTGATGCATTACCTCAGATTATGAATCTACTTGGCAAAACCTTACCGCCCCTCGCCAGCCTGTTGCCGTTTGAAGCCGCTGCGCGCCTGGAAAGTTTTTCCAAGGCGGCCGATGAACTGCACATCACCCAGGCGGCTGTCAGCCGGCAGATTCGCGGGCTGGAAGATAACCTGGGGGTGAAACTCTTTAGTCGGCGCAACCGTGCGGTGTTCCTGACGCAAGAGGGGCGTGAATTGGGGCGGGTGGTCAGTGCCGCGTTGCAAAGCATCAGTGATGGCGCGGCTCAGCTGCGCGCGGCGCCGCTACGCAATCGGGTGGTGCTGTTGTGCCAGTTGTGCGAGGCGTTCTATTGGTTGATGCCGCGCCTGTCGACGTTCCATCAGCAATATCCGCAGGTCGAGATCCAGGTGGTGACCTGTACGCGGCCCATCACGCAATTCGAGGGCCACTTCGATGTAGCCCTGCAAAGTACCCGGCGCGCCAGTGGTGCCCATACGCTGATGTTTACCGCTTCTGATGAAGTGTTTCCGGTGTGCAGTCCCGCCTACCTGTGCCCGCAGCAGCCGTTAGCGCTCGCTGAGTTACAGCCTTGCACCTTTTTGCACCATAGCTCTGAACCTCCGCACTTGATGGAGTGGGATGAGTGGCTGCAGGTGTTTGGGCGGGTGTTGGCCAAAGATGCGCGCAGTGCCACCTTCGACAGCTACCCGCTGATGTTGCAGGCGGCGGTGGAAGGGCACGGTGTTGCCATGGGCTGGCGTCGCACCGCCAGCAGGCTGATTGACAGTGGGGCACTGGTGCGCCCCTGTGCTGAAAGCGTGTTTCTGCCGGAGGCTATTTCGGTGTACAGGCAGCATGGGGCAAGCAGTCGGGAGGAGGTGGCTGCGTTGCTGGCCTGGCTTGAAGCGCAATTGCAGAAGGACGACTGACAGGGGCGTCGCCGCCCCTGTCACCCCCGGTTATTTATTACGGGTGACGCGCCAAAGGGTATTGGCCAGGTCGTCGGCAATGATCAGTGCGCCTTTGGGGTCCACCGTCACGCCCACCGGGCGCCCACGGGTCTTGCCATCGTCACCCCGAAAGCCGGTGGCGAAGTCGATGGGTTCGCCAGCGGGCTTGCCATTGCTGAACGGCACGAAGATCACCTTGTAGCCCACCGGATTGTCGCGGTTCCAGCTGCCGTGTTCGCCGACAAACACGCCGTCGGCAAATTTTTCACCCATGGCTGGGATGGAGAAATCCACACCCAGTGCAGCCACGTGGGAACCCAGGCTGTAATCGGGCTTGATCGCCGAGGCTACTTTGGCTGGGTTCTGCGGTTGTGCCCGTGGGTCGACGTTCTGGCCCCAGTAGCTGTAGGGCCAACCGTAGAAGGCACCTTCGCGCACTGACGTCAGGTAGTCCGGCACCAGGTCGGGGCCGAGTTCATCGCGTTCGTTGACCACCGTCCACAGTTGCCCGGAGCCCGGTTGGATGGTCAGCGCCGTGGGGTTGCGTAGCCCGGTAGCGTAGGGTTTGTGCGCGCCAGTGGCCGCGTCGATCTGCCAGACCATGGCGCGGTCGATCTCCACTTCCATGCCGCGCTCGGTGATGTTGCTGTTGGAGCCGATGCCCACATACAGCTGGCGCCCGTCATCACTGACCGCCAAGGACTTGGTCCAGTGGTGATTGATCTGCGCCGGCAGGTCGGTGACTTTGACCGGCGGCGCACTGGCCTTGGTCTGGCCGTCGGCGTAATCGAAACGCACCAGCGCGTCCTGGTTGGCCACATAGAGTTTGCCGTCGGCGTATGCCAAACCATAGGGGGCGTTGAGGTTGTCGGCGAAC
This genomic stretch from Pseudomonas synxantha BG33R harbors:
- a CDS encoding DMT family transporter — translated: MSTSQASVFTGVICAVVATLGWALNFIAPYVTGAYSLYDLMAVRFLMAGGLGVVWMIVCRSQLRMLSHGQCLLAALLGAMGCLGYGVCIAGGVIVGGPVLTPAFVGMVPVLLALIGNASDKTLQWRQLVMPLLCLSVGLLLVNISSLHQPSSGSGSWLAGLFFSLGAVALWMAFSVINQQQLAHLPAKVTGVWTALMLVGAGAAALIILPWLYVLGVLRLPTLGAGWSQAWPLYAWSLVIAVMSTVVGAWAWNAATRRLPMVLSGQLIALESLFASLLGLWFHQRWPTPLEAAGLAAVLIGVVMAVRIILADAKSVTAHDALGEIQS
- a CDS encoding LysR substrate-binding domain-containing protein, with amino-acid sequence MNLLGKTLPPLASLLPFEAAARLESFSKAADELHITQAAVSRQIRGLEDNLGVKLFSRRNRAVFLTQEGRELGRVVSAALQSISDGAAQLRAAPLRNRVVLLCQLCEAFYWLMPRLSTFHQQYPQVEIQVVTCTRPITQFEGHFDVALQSTRRASGAHTLMFTASDEVFPVCSPAYLCPQQPLALAELQPCTFLHHSSEPPHLMEWDEWLQVFGRVLAKDARSATFDSYPLMLQAAVEGHGVAMGWRRTASRLIDSGALVRPCAESVFLPEAISVYRQHGASSREEVAALLAWLEAQLQKDD
- a CDS encoding PQQ-dependent sugar dehydrogenase, whose protein sequence is MKPLNTLTVLSAALLLSACGGEGDKTQARGPDPKLPEQQSSLLPSMKIAEPTPWGEQKPKVPEGYSVTAIATDLAIPRQTLVLPNGDILVAEGRGGSAAKLKPKDVIASVIKAQGNTKVKGGNRITLLRDADGDGTYELKTVFADNLNAPYGLAYADGKLYVANQDALVRFDYADGQTKASAPPVKVTDLPAQINHHWTKSLAVSDDGRQLYVGIGSNSNITERGMEVEIDRAMVWQIDAATGAHKPYATGLRNPTALTIQPGSGQLWTVVNERDELGPDLVPDYLTSVREGAFYGWPYSYWGQNVDPRAQPQNPAKVASAIKPDYSLGSHVAALGVDFSIPAMGEKFADGVFVGEHGSWNRDNPVGYKVIFVPFSNGKPAGEPIDFATGFRGDDGKTRGRPVGVTVDPKGALIIADDLANTLWRVTRNK